One window of the Petroclostridium xylanilyticum genome contains the following:
- a CDS encoding phage terminase small subunit P27 family, with product MATRGRKPKPTALKVLEGNPGKRPLNMNEPKPEKKAPKCPSWLEPEAKKEWRRMSKQLEELGVLTQVDAAAFAGYCQAYARWKEAEEFLSKHGTIFKTPSGYIQQVPQVSIAQTYLKIMRDFCSEFGLTPSSRSRIAVDNAMKDSADPMEKLLMRRHNG from the coding sequence ATGGCGACCAGAGGAAGAAAACCAAAGCCAACAGCCCTTAAGGTACTCGAGGGAAATCCCGGTAAGCGTCCACTTAACATGAATGAGCCAAAACCGGAGAAAAAGGCTCCGAAGTGCCCTTCCTGGCTTGAGCCGGAGGCAAAGAAGGAGTGGCGCAGAATGTCCAAGCAGCTTGAGGAACTGGGGGTGCTGACACAGGTGGATGCCGCAGCCTTTGCAGGCTATTGCCAGGCCTATGCACGCTGGAAGGAGGCGGAGGAATTTCTCTCCAAGCACGGTACCATTTTTAAGACACCGTCGGGATATATCCAGCAGGTGCCGCAGGTATCCATCGCCCAGACCTACCTTAAGATAATGAGGGATTTCTGTTCCGAATTTGGACTTACGCCTTCCAGCCGCTCCAGAATTGCCGTTGATAATGCCATGAAAGACAGCGCCGACCCCATGGAAAAGCTGCTTATGAGGAGGCATAACGGGTAA
- a CDS encoding ISKra4 family transposase codes for MIKNTNEILTQNLIKVEGILRNFVEEAIKKEHEGQLTINSIEKMVGATIKAVTQLILCMAGALLTNIVVTKVDEYCSCGKKLITVKKNSQTNILSMFGHIPVTRDIVHCRRCHKGYGVIDKLIEIDDKHRITKAMVEVITYVAQLLPSFERASEVLKKLLKVEVSPTQIQIVSEEIGKKVFEKEMEKAQQAYEKPEIAAPELPPAKRKDGKLYIFTDGMQLNTRIEQNGTTWREMKLGLVFTDKDVIKRGEDNIKIVKKEYVSYFGSVTEFKKAIFAAAARAGYGKLKEVVVIGDGAQWIWNMCDELFPDAVRILDYYHLSENVHQYAKILYPEDEINRKRWVKEVMDRVNNDEIEEAIKIVNKVKIKKLPDNVVNLPTYMENNRERIRYKTFKEKGYYIGSGAIESGNKMVIGQRMKQAGMRWSINGGQYIAALRAKYESHKWDDVVKVVNE; via the coding sequence ATGATCAAAAATACCAATGAGATTTTAACACAAAATCTCATAAAAGTCGAAGGTATTTTAAGGAATTTTGTTGAGGAAGCAATAAAAAAAGAGCACGAAGGACAGCTAACCATCAATAGTATTGAGAAGATGGTAGGCGCAACAATTAAAGCAGTAACGCAATTGATACTATGTATGGCAGGGGCGTTACTTACCAATATTGTAGTAACTAAAGTTGATGAATATTGCAGCTGCGGAAAGAAACTGATCACAGTAAAGAAAAATTCACAAACCAATATATTATCAATGTTTGGGCACATCCCAGTTACACGAGATATTGTTCATTGCAGGAGATGTCATAAGGGCTATGGTGTTATTGATAAACTTATTGAAATTGATGATAAGCATCGGATTACAAAGGCAATGGTAGAAGTGATAACCTATGTAGCACAACTGCTTCCATCTTTTGAAAGAGCATCGGAAGTTTTGAAAAAGCTATTAAAAGTAGAGGTAAGTCCAACCCAAATACAGATTGTATCTGAAGAAATTGGTAAAAAAGTATTTGAAAAAGAGATGGAAAAAGCACAACAAGCTTATGAAAAACCGGAAATAGCAGCACCAGAACTACCACCGGCTAAGCGAAAAGACGGGAAGCTATATATATTTACCGATGGAATGCAGTTAAATACAAGGATAGAGCAAAACGGTACGACTTGGCGTGAAATGAAGTTAGGGTTGGTGTTTACTGATAAGGATGTAATTAAGCGCGGAGAAGATAATATCAAAATTGTAAAAAAGGAATATGTATCATATTTTGGAAGCGTCACAGAATTTAAAAAGGCAATATTTGCAGCAGCCGCCAGAGCAGGTTACGGTAAACTAAAAGAAGTAGTTGTCATAGGAGATGGAGCACAGTGGATATGGAACATGTGCGACGAATTATTTCCGGATGCAGTAAGGATACTTGACTACTATCACTTAAGTGAGAATGTTCATCAGTATGCAAAAATACTATATCCTGAAGATGAGATAAACCGTAAAAGGTGGGTAAAAGAAGTAATGGATAGAGTAAACAATGATGAAATTGAAGAAGCAATTAAAATTGTAAACAAGGTTAAGATTAAAAAGTTACCAGACAATGTAGTAAATCTTCCAACATATATGGAAAACAACCGAGAGCGAATACGCTATAAAACTTTTAAAGAAAAAGGCTATTATATAGGCAGCGGAGCGATAGAAAGTGGTAACAAAATGGTGATTGGACAAAGGATGAAACAGGCGGGAATGCGTTGGAGTATCAATGGTGGACAGTATATAGCTGCATTACGTGCAAAGTATGAAAGTCACAAATGGGATGACGTTGTAAAAGTAGTGAACGAATAG
- a CDS encoding tyrosine-type recombinase/integrase, producing MQGGVRKRGNNWYYYFDLGKVNGKRKKIERKGGKTKKEAEAALRKALQEYENAGLFFEPSEISVADYMDYWLKNYVEMNCKYNTIDGYKRIIENHIKPALGSYKLKSITPAVLQQFVNEKSNMGFTRHYLVNIMSVLSGSFKAAVFPYKFIRENPMQYVKLPKNENIKAETDRKVITQDEFKRIIERFPQGSSFYIPLQIAYHTGTRVGECCALTWDDIDLDNKDIDINKILIKKGKQWYFGTTKTVSSVRKIPIGDTLVNVLKQHKKWQAENRLKCGQFYNYYYKDKNDRIYSVDGTKDYKTTDSQIHFVCTKEDGTLVTPETIKYCSRVINYELMIQFNFHALRHTHATLLIENGANMKDVQKRLGHSRLATTMDTYTHATEKMSKNTVDIFEKICHPQ from the coding sequence ATGCAAGGTGGAGTAAGGAAACGTGGTAACAACTGGTATTACTATTTTGATTTAGGTAAAGTTAATGGGAAGAGAAAGAAGATTGAAAGAAAAGGTGGAAAAACGAAAAAGGAAGCTGAAGCAGCTTTAAGGAAAGCACTTCAGGAATATGAAAATGCCGGTTTATTCTTTGAACCAAGTGAAATATCTGTTGCTGATTATATGGATTATTGGCTTAAAAACTATGTTGAAATGAACTGCAAGTATAACACTATTGATGGATATAAAAGAATTATTGAGAACCACATTAAACCAGCCCTTGGTTCATATAAACTAAAGTCTATTACTCCTGCTGTTCTTCAGCAATTTGTGAATGAAAAGTCCAATATGGGTTTTACAAGGCATTACCTGGTTAATATTATGTCAGTGCTTTCAGGTTCATTTAAAGCAGCAGTTTTCCCTTATAAATTTATCAGGGAAAACCCAATGCAGTATGTAAAGCTTCCAAAGAATGAAAATATCAAGGCTGAAACTGATAGGAAGGTAATCACCCAGGATGAATTTAAAAGGATTATTGAAAGATTCCCCCAGGGAAGTTCTTTCTATATTCCATTACAAATTGCATACCATACTGGAACAAGGGTTGGTGAATGCTGTGCTTTAACTTGGGATGATATTGACTTGGATAATAAAGATATTGATATTAATAAAATCCTGATTAAAAAAGGAAAGCAATGGTATTTTGGAACAACAAAAACTGTTTCATCAGTTCGCAAAATACCAATTGGTGATACTTTGGTTAATGTCCTGAAACAGCATAAAAAATGGCAAGCTGAAAACCGCTTAAAATGCGGTCAATTTTATAATTATTACTATAAAGACAAGAATGACAGGATTTATTCGGTTGATGGTACAAAAGATTATAAAACCACTGATTCACAAATTCATTTTGTTTGCACCAAGGAAGATGGAACTTTGGTCACACCCGAAACCATTAAATATTGCAGCAGGGTAATAAATTATGAATTGATGATTCAATTCAACTTCCATGCTTTGCGGCATACTCATGCCACCCTGTTAATTGAAAATGGTGCAAACATGAAGGATGTTCAGAAAAGGCTTGGTCATTCCAGGCTTGCAACTACAATGGACACCTACACACACGCAACAGAAAAAATGTCAAAGAATACGGTTGATATATTCGAAAAAATTTGCCACCCACAATAA